One genomic segment of Elgaria multicarinata webbii isolate HBS135686 ecotype San Diego chromosome 21, rElgMul1.1.pri, whole genome shotgun sequence includes these proteins:
- the S100A11 gene encoding protein S100-A11, with translation MSSKYPVGPTETERCIESLLAVFQRYAGKDGKRTTLSKPEFRTFMNTELASFSKSQKDPGVVDRMMKKLDMNSDGELDFGEFLNLIGGLAQACHTQVVSSPVSVCPPRP, from the exons ATG TCGTCAAAGTACCCCGTTGGCCCCACGGAAACAGAGCGGTGCATCGAGTCGCTGCTGGCTGTTTTCCAGCGCTACGCCGGGAAGGATGGAAAGCGCACTACCCTCTCCAAACCGGAGTTCCGCACCTTCATGAACACAGAGTTGGCGTCTTTCTCAAAG AGCCAGAAGGACCCAGGCGTCGTCGACCGCATGATGAAGAAACTCGACATGAATTCTGACGGAGAACTGGACTTCGGCGAATTCTTGAACCTCATTGGAGGGCTGGCGCAAGCCTGCCACACCCAAGTCGTGAGCTCCCCCGTCAGTGTCTGCCCCCCAAGACCGTGA